From the genome of Streptomyces sp. NBC_01304:
CGCACGACCGTTGAAAGAAATCGTCGAACCCGGCTGGGCGCAGGCACTGGAGCCCGTGGCCGAACGGATCGCCGCGATGGGCGACTTCCTGCGCGGGGAGATCGCCGCGGGGCGCACCTATCTGCCGGCCGGGGCCAATGTGCTGCGCGCGTTCCAGCAGCCGGTCTACGACCTGGCACCGGGTCAACGGGGGGACCCGCTCAGCTTCCCACGGCGAGCGGCCCCGCTCCCGGTCCGGTGGGGGCGGTCGGTCAGCAGCGGGCCGCAACGCATACCCTCTCTCATGGGGCGAACCCGCCCCTCCGTGCCGTGCCTGCCGCAGAACAGCCCCTGACGGAAATCCGAGGAACATCGCCAGGGGCCACTGCGGCGAGAGAACGCGCTCCCCAATCGGCGTCTCCTCGCCTACCTCGTCCCCTGCGGCTCCAGAGCGCGGGAGTGCCCTGGTGGTGACCGCCCGAAGGGGCGAGGCGCCGGAACCGCGCGTGTCGGCGCCGCGGATCCGGCCGTCTCCAGGACCGCACCCGGGGTCGTGGGGCACGTAGAGGGGGCACCTACCCGCCCTCAGGCCCGACATGTATCAACTTCCCTTCTTCATACATCAGTTGCTGGCGCACTCGCCCGCCCGTTGTCCTTCCGGACCACGGCTCACCGCCCGGCGACGACCAAGGCGCACCGCGAGCCGCCGCGTTGTGGCCGGTACGCGCGCACCTGCGATCTGCGGCCATCCGAACCGGCCGGGGGGCTGCTACAGGGAATGCCGATACTTCGGCCATCCCGGCCCTCTCACACGCGGCGGCGGTTCCCACCCGTACCCGCCGCACGCACCATGACCGGCACCGCGGCCTCCCCGGTCGAATCCGGGAGCGACGAGCAGGTCCCAGCGCCCGTGTCCGGGGCGACGAGGACGACGGTGTGCGCGGCCGGTGGCCGTCAGGCGCCTGCACAGACGGAAGACCTGGCCGGCGACGAACATCCGGCCCGGCGTCGTCGGCCACATCTGGCCGATGGGCAAGACGCTGGCGATGTGACCCCAGATGCGGGGCAACCCGTCGAGCAGGGCTGGGAATTCGGCGAGCAGGTCGTACGAGCGCTGCCACCATCCCCGTCGATGGCGCCGGGCCCGCCGGCGTGGGGCGCCAGGCGCAGGCGGAGCTGGGGCAGGGGCAGGGGCAGAGAGAAAAGCGGGGGTGCGGGGCAAGGGTCATGGGGTGCGGCTCCTGCCGCTGCCCTGCTCGGACTGGTGGTTGATAGGTGGTTCGCGGGTGGTTGAGGAAGAGCGTCAGATGCGGCGGGCAGCGACGGGGGCGGGGGCGGCCGACGCACTTCGCTTGCCAGCCCGAGGCGTTCGAGGACACGGACGACGGCCGACAGATCGATCCAGCCGCGTTCCAAATCGGCGTGATGGAGGTTGCGCCGGCTCTCGCCGAAGGAGAGCCGGGCCAGCGGCCACAGGTCGGTGGCCCCGCCCGCACACCATCCGGCTCTTCTCACACGACACAGTCCGCTGGGACCTGCTCGTCGTCCCGCCACAGAGCAAGGCCGGCGCGGCCGCCCGGCTGATGGCCGCGGCAGCCGATCCCGCCCTACGCCTCACCGGTACCGCTCTGATGGCGACCGTGGGTCCGACCAGCTGACGATCCGGACCTGTCGGGTGGCGACGGGCTCGTCACCGACCCCCTCCGCAGGAGTACCGTGGAGACACCAAGGGCACTTCGCACTCCGGCTTCCACGCGGGTCTCGTCCTCGGTGAGCAATGGCATCGGGGACGGCCGCCGCGTCGCCCCGAGACGGGTTCGCATCATGACCGCGACCACCACGTCTACCCGCACCCCTCCTTCACCTCCCCCCTCCGTGGCCCGTGTGGCGCTGAAGTCCCCGACAGGCCACGGCCTGCTCGACGGCGCTTGGTGGCCCCGTTCACGTGACCTGGCCAGCGAGCTGCCCGCCCTGGCGGACGTGCTCGATCCGCTGTGGGGCCGCATCACCCGCGTCGCCGTCAATCCGACGCTCTGGCCCGTCGTCCCGCGTAGGGTGACCGTCCGCGACCGCGTACTGAAGGTCGGCTGGTTCACCCCTCAAATCGACCCGCACAAGCTGCTGTTGCTCTCCTACAGGGCCGGCCGCTGGGACCTCCTGGTGATCCCGCCCGAGACGGACGCCGCGACCGCCACCCGGCTCATGACCGCCGCCTGCGCCCCGGACGGGCCCCCGCTGACCGCCACCGCTCTCGTCGCCGCCGAGATCGCGCGCCACCACGACGCCGTGGGCGATCGGCTGCAGGACACGGAGGAATCATGGGAGTACGAGGGCGGTGCGACCTCCACCCACGCCGTCGCCACAGCCGCGGGGCGGTGACCGCCAAGGACACCGCACTCGCCGCGTACGTGAACCACCGTCT
Proteins encoded in this window:
- a CDS encoding DUF5994 family protein: MALKSPTGHGLLDGAWWPRSRDLASELPALADVLDPLWGRITRVAVNPTLWPVVPRRVTVRDRVLKVGWFTPQIDPHKLLLLSYRAGRWDLLVIPPETDAATATRLMTAACAPDGPPLTATALVAAEIARHHDAVGDRLQDTEESWEYEGGATSTHAVATAAGR
- a CDS encoding DUF5994 family protein, translating into MPRTPAFLSAPAPAPAPPAPGAPRRRARRHRRGWWQRSYDLLAEFPALLDGLPRIWGHIASVLPIGQMWPTTPGRMFVAGQVFRLCRRLTATGRAHRRPRRPGHGRWDLLVAPGFDRGGRGAGHGACGGYGWEPPPRVRGPGWPKYRHSL
- a CDS encoding DUF5994 family protein — encoded protein: MRRAATGAGAADALRLPARGVRGHGRRPTDRSSRVPNRRDGGCAGSRRRRAGPAATGRWPRPHTIRLFSHDTVRWDLLVVPPQSKAGAAARLMAAAADPALRLTGTALMATVGPTS